In Candidatus Nomurabacteria bacterium, a genomic segment contains:
- a CDS encoding VIT1/CCC1 transporter family protein: MKNIPNTFPKELEEALQRKKQVLNLPENYTHHQVEDVFHQRATGRYLADIVFGASDGLVTTFAVVAGAAGADLAATVIIIIGAANLLGDGLSMGLGNYLGKRSEGEYEKKQHEKENWEIDNFPEIEQHEIKEIFAHWGFQGQALDNAVATVCSNREIWIEIMMKEELGIFKDDDYHPAKHGLATFIAFALAGFVPLLPFLFGYAGMFAFTASMVLTGLTMFFTGAFRSKISTITFWKGGLEMLAVGAIASGSAYLIGVVLSRILE; encoded by the coding sequence ATGAAAAATATCCCAAACACATTTCCTAAAGAGCTAGAAGAAGCGCTGCAGCGTAAGAAGCAGGTGCTAAACTTACCGGAAAATTATACCCACCATCAGGTAGAGGATGTTTTTCACCAGCGAGCTACAGGGCGCTACCTGGCTGATATTGTATTTGGAGCCAGCGATGGTCTCGTCACGACTTTTGCAGTAGTGGCTGGTGCCGCGGGCGCCGATTTAGCTGCTACGGTAATTATCATCATTGGTGCGGCCAATCTTCTCGGTGATGGCTTATCAATGGGCTTAGGTAATTACTTAGGTAAACGCTCAGAGGGTGAATACGAAAAAAAGCAGCACGAAAAAGAGAACTGGGAAATTGATAACTTTCCTGAAATTGAGCAACACGAGATCAAGGAGATTTTTGCGCATTGGGGATTTCAGGGTCAGGCACTTGATAACGCGGTTGCTACCGTGTGCAGCAATCGTGAGATATGGATTGAAATAATGATGAAAGAGGAATTAGGTATTTTTAAAGACGATGATTACCATCCAGCTAAACACGGTCTAGCCACTTTTATTGCTTTTGCGCTGGCTGGTTTCGTTCCTCTACTTCCTTTCCTCTTTGGCTATGCTGGTATGTTTGCCTTCACTGCCTCTATGGTGCTGACCGGATTAACCATGTTTTTTACTGGCGCCTTTCGATCAAAAATTTCCACCATCACGTTTTGGAAGGGTGGCTTAGAGATGTTAGCGGTCGGCGCAATTGCTTCTGGATCAGCTTACCTTATTGGTGTAGTCTTAAGTCGAATTTTGGAATAA
- the xseB gene encoding exodeoxyribonuclease VII small subunit, with product MTTKRSQKKISFQSSFQELQKITDRFESSDLDLDEAMQLFERGLTLAKELKKRLGEMENTVKQMKKKVDQE from the coding sequence ATGACTACAAAACGATCACAGAAAAAAATAAGCTTCCAATCATCATTTCAGGAGCTACAAAAAATTACCGACCGTTTCGAATCAAGCGATTTAGATTTAGACGAAGCAATGCAGCTATTTGAGCGGGGCCTCACCCTGGCTAAAGAGTTGAAGAAACGCTTAGGGGAAATGGAGAATACGGTGAAACAAATGAAGAAGAAAGTAGATCAAGAATAA
- the xseA gene encoding exodeoxyribonuclease VII large subunit gives MPEMRIKNAQRIYSVHELVQGVRELLKQAVGVVTVQGEVTAYREPKGNLVYFEIKDAKSAVLCFAMTWEMNVPIENGMEVQVVGYPSLFQRRGSFHFKVMEIRPVGAGAIQQALEKLKAKLEGEGLFSEARKRALPRFPESIGLITSPDAAAYNDVLRVLGNRWGGADIHFAPVPVQGTGSANHIVAALRGMQSLKPDVIILTRGGGSIEDLHAFNDEQVARAVFASEVPVICGVGHERDWTIADLVADKRAATPSNAAELAVPDRREINFALDAMLDTIDVRYTALLRAQEARIQEAIQSILDRSQVQTEELRNLLQVFTSSFRRFSLALSQADQELSHLASQQEQGFMNMLTSWRQRVEHSEQLLISLSPQSTLDRGYSITRDAKTGAVIRNAKGIQKGQRIRTQVHQGNIDSTVNTSHT, from the coding sequence ATGCCTGAGATGCGCATAAAAAACGCTCAACGAATCTACTCAGTCCACGAGCTGGTCCAGGGCGTTCGCGAGCTTTTGAAACAAGCAGTCGGCGTGGTCACTGTCCAGGGTGAGGTGACGGCCTATCGTGAGCCAAAGGGTAATTTAGTCTACTTTGAAATTAAGGATGCCAAGAGCGCGGTGCTCTGTTTCGCGATGACCTGGGAAATGAATGTGCCGATTGAGAATGGCATGGAAGTGCAGGTGGTTGGCTATCCCTCCCTTTTTCAACGTCGTGGTAGTTTTCATTTCAAGGTTATGGAAATCCGGCCGGTGGGCGCTGGGGCAATACAACAAGCCCTGGAAAAGTTAAAAGCCAAGCTGGAAGGTGAAGGACTTTTTAGCGAGGCACGGAAGCGGGCGCTGCCACGTTTCCCTGAGAGCATCGGGCTGATTACCTCTCCTGATGCCGCAGCCTATAATGATGTCCTGCGTGTGCTAGGTAATCGTTGGGGTGGCGCAGATATTCACTTCGCCCCAGTGCCAGTACAGGGGACGGGCTCAGCAAATCACATCGTGGCTGCTCTGCGAGGTATGCAAAGTCTCAAACCCGATGTGATTATTTTGACTCGAGGAGGAGGCTCAATCGAGGACCTCCACGCCTTTAATGATGAACAGGTTGCTCGAGCTGTTTTCGCCAGCGAGGTGCCGGTAATCTGTGGAGTAGGTCATGAGCGCGATTGGACTATCGCCGATTTAGTAGCTGATAAAAGAGCGGCTACACCTTCAAACGCGGCGGAGTTGGCTGTGCCAGATCGACGAGAAATCAACTTTGCACTTGATGCAATGCTTGATACTATAGATGTGCGATATACGGCACTCTTGCGTGCACAAGAAGCGCGAATCCAAGAAGCAATCCAAAGCATACTTGATCGTTCCCAAGTGCAGACCGAGGAATTGCGCAATCTTTTGCAAGTCTTTACCTCAAGCTTTCGCCGCTTCTCTTTAGCACTTTCACAAGCTGATCAAGAGTTAAGTCATTTAGCCTCGCAACAAGAACAGGGCTTTATGAATATGCTTACTTCTTGGCGGCAGCGTGTAGAGCATAGCGAGCAGCTACTCATATCCTTATCCCCGCAGTCGACTTTGGATCGGGGATATAGCATTACTCGCGATGCTAAAACAGGCGCAGTCATCCGCAATGCAAAAGGTATTCAAAAGGGACAGCGCATTCGCACCCAAGTTCATCAAGGAAATATTGACTCAACGGTTAACACTTCACACACATGA